In the Orenia marismortui DSM 5156 genome, one interval contains:
- a CDS encoding glycine betaine uptake BCCT transporter, whose translation MKQSIRKEDNNVFYISLIITFIVVIWGIFDPGGFANVTSSVFEFLVSKFGWFYLLSMFIFVIFAIGIAFSKYGRIKLGSDDSKPEYSNISWFAMLFSAGMGIGLVFWGVAEPLNHFINPQGLEGGIPVAANFAIKTSFFHWGLHPWSNYSILALALAYFQFRKNRPGLVSSVFIPLLGKNASKGIIGHSIDVLAVVATVAGVATSLGLGTLQINSGLNYLFGLPTTTIVQIIIITTVTILFMLSAVTGLDKGIKILSNTNLMIAIVLLVLAMILGPTVKIFKSFTSGLGAYLNEFIKKSLEIRPYRSNQWLGDWTIFYWAWWIAWAPFVGTFIARISQGRRIKEFLLGVTIVPSLGSFVWFATFGTLGIDLGPKIAQKAIETTETAFFVVMNHYPLGNVISFVAVILLCTFFVTSADSATFVLGMMSSNGVLYPTTRRKVIWGIIQSLLALSLMLAGGLKTLQIASIAAAFPFAIVMVIACFSLLKALRNDKFIKKLKNK comes from the coding sequence ATGAAACAGAGTATAAGAAAAGAAGATAATAATGTTTTTTATATTTCTTTAATAATAACATTTATAGTAGTAATATGGGGAATATTTGATCCAGGAGGTTTTGCTAATGTTACAAGTAGTGTATTTGAGTTTTTAGTTAGTAAATTTGGATGGTTTTATCTTTTGTCTATGTTTATTTTTGTAATTTTTGCGATAGGGATAGCTTTTAGCAAATATGGTAGGATAAAACTTGGATCTGATGATTCCAAACCAGAGTATAGTAATATTTCTTGGTTTGCAATGTTATTTAGCGCAGGAATGGGAATAGGTTTAGTTTTTTGGGGTGTAGCAGAGCCTTTAAACCACTTTATTAATCCTCAGGGATTAGAGGGAGGAATCCCGGTAGCTGCAAATTTTGCTATAAAGACCTCCTTTTTTCATTGGGGATTACATCCTTGGTCAAATTATAGTATTTTGGCTTTGGCTTTGGCTTATTTTCAATTTAGAAAGAATAGACCTGGCTTAGTAAGTAGTGTTTTTATACCTTTATTAGGTAAAAATGCCTCAAAGGGAATTATTGGTCATTCTATAGATGTTTTAGCTGTTGTAGCAACAGTAGCAGGAGTTGCTACATCTTTGGGCTTAGGAACTTTACAGATTAATAGTGGACTAAATTATTTATTTGGACTTCCAACAACCACTATAGTCCAGATAATTATTATAACTACTGTTACAATTTTATTTATGCTATCAGCTGTAACTGGTCTAGATAAAGGAATTAAAATATTATCTAATACAAATTTAATGATAGCTATAGTTCTTTTAGTTTTAGCAATGATTTTAGGGCCAACAGTTAAGATTTTTAAATCTTTTACTAGTGGGTTAGGGGCTTATCTAAATGAATTTATTAAAAAAAGTTTAGAGATTAGGCCATATAGAAGCAATCAATGGTTAGGTGATTGGACCATCTTTTACTGGGCTTGGTGGATTGCTTGGGCTCCTTTTGTTGGTACATTTATAGCTAGAATTTCACAGGGAAGAAGAATAAAAGAGTTCTTATTAGGAGTAACTATAGTCCCTAGCTTAGGATCTTTTGTTTGGTTTGCTACTTTTGGTACTTTGGGTATTGATTTGGGACCTAAGATTGCACAAAAAGCAATTGAAACAACAGAAACAGCTTTTTTTGTGGTAATGAATCATTATCCATTAGGGAATGTAATTTCTTTTGTAGCAGTAATTTTATTATGTACTTTTTTTGTAACCTCAGCTGATTCCGCGACTTTTGTTTTGGGAATGATGTCATCCAATGGAGTCTTATATCCTACAACTAGGCGGAAAGTGATTTGGGGGATTATTCAATCTTTACTTGCTTTATCATTAATGTTAGCTGGGGGGTTAAAGACTTTGCAAATAGCTTCTATTGCAGCAGCGTTTCCCTTTGCTATAGTAATGGTGATAGCTTGTTTTTCTTTATTAAAAGCTCTTAGAAATGATAAATTTATTAAAAAATTAAAGAATAAATAA
- a CDS encoding DUF4349 domain-containing protein, with amino-acid sequence MLITTSCGLSYNSKETASKAIQPRSSLSYDTSTKSFGKEEAKVLNTTKTETSTIERKIIKNANLRLELKNLSNISKKVNQIIKSHQGFIANSHKWNGHNNQKTYNFTLRIPENEFETALVELSNLGKLVEEELNSRDITKEYIDLEARLKNFKAQEKRYLDLLNQAKNVKDILEIERELNRVRTSIEQMEGTLKYYDNQINLATIRLKVSQPEPIIDNNSNWGILNSFKESLRNFIHNINLIIILIGGLIPWLLILSIISYLVYRIIKKR; translated from the coding sequence ATGTTAATTACAACTTCATGTGGATTATCCTATAACAGTAAAGAAACTGCTTCAAAAGCAATACAACCCAGAAGTTCATTAAGCTATGATACTTCTACAAAAAGCTTTGGGAAAGAAGAAGCTAAAGTATTGAATACTACCAAAACTGAAACTTCTACTATAGAGAGAAAGATAATCAAAAATGCTAATTTACGCTTAGAACTTAAAAATTTATCAAATATTTCAAAGAAAGTTAATCAAATAATAAAATCTCACCAAGGCTTTATCGCTAACTCTCACAAATGGAATGGACATAACAATCAAAAAACATATAACTTTACCTTAAGAATTCCTGAAAATGAATTTGAAACAGCTTTGGTAGAATTATCAAATCTAGGTAAATTAGTTGAAGAAGAACTAAACAGTCGAGATATTACAAAAGAATATATAGACCTTGAAGCAAGATTAAAGAATTTTAAAGCACAAGAAAAAAGATATTTAGATCTATTAAATCAAGCTAAAAATGTTAAAGACATCTTAGAAATAGAACGAGAATTAAATAGAGTGAGAACTAGTATTGAACAGATGGAAGGAACACTCAAATACTATGATAATCAAATCAATTTAGCTACAATTAGATTAAAAGTCAGTCAACCAGAACCTATTATTGACAATAATTCTAATTGGGGGATTTTAAATAGTTTTAAAGAGTCTCTTAGAAACTTCATTCATAATATTAATCTAATTATCATCTTAATAGGTGGACTAATTCCATGGCTATTAATTTTAAGTATAATTAGCTATCTAGTTTATAGAATAATCAAAAAAAGATAA
- a CDS encoding sensor domain-containing diguanylate cyclase, with translation MLIIMVISTIITISLIGIFSYSIFKGRLLDVSNKQLNIISREATVKIYDVAISSIENERIDKLDETTILLRNLDKFQTILNYTEKDVFLPLNFKGSIYLTDSNGEVILHSNSKEEGKDYSKKEYFKRILADKRNKIMHRENEKDIRGMLAKVATSGYGEYVKDDKEYIFNYSKVASLGWIVVLEAEKGIIYKGAHKIGLIVFSFGGFAVLIVTLIAIVIYKKLYKQEEKLHKFATFDSLTGVFNRRTGLKLLEEQYNFCKENNYKLSICFIDIDGLKTVNDKYGHKEGDRLITLVSDILKENLREKDIICRMGGDEFLLIFPQCNLRQSINIWSRIESEFRKTNNELDTPYKLAASHGFVEYSQSKDLSLEELIELADNKMYKDKEMNKKDRLDY, from the coding sequence TTGTTGATAATAATGGTTATATCAACAATTATCACTATATCCTTAATTGGGATCTTTTCTTATTCAATATTTAAAGGAAGATTACTAGATGTTTCTAATAAACAATTAAATATCATTTCTAGAGAAGCAACTGTAAAAATCTATGATGTGGCGATAAGTTCTATAGAGAATGAAAGAATAGATAAGCTTGATGAAACAACTATCTTATTGCGTAATCTTGATAAATTTCAAACAATATTAAATTATACAGAAAAAGATGTCTTTCTTCCTTTAAATTTTAAGGGGAGCATATATTTAACAGATAGCAATGGAGAAGTTATCTTGCATAGTAATAGTAAAGAAGAAGGGAAAGATTATTCTAAAAAGGAATATTTCAAAAGAATTTTAGCAGATAAGAGAAATAAGATAATGCATCGGGAAAATGAAAAGGATATAAGGGGAATGTTAGCTAAGGTAGCAACTAGTGGATATGGAGAATATGTAAAAGATGATAAAGAGTATATTTTCAACTATAGTAAGGTTGCTTCCTTAGGTTGGATAGTTGTACTAGAAGCAGAAAAGGGGATTATTTATAAAGGGGCTCATAAAATAGGCTTAATAGTATTTAGCTTTGGTGGATTTGCTGTTTTAATCGTGACGCTAATTGCTATTGTAATTTATAAAAAATTATATAAACAGGAAGAAAAGTTACATAAGTTCGCTACTTTTGACTCATTAACAGGTGTATTTAATAGAAGGACGGGGCTTAAACTCTTAGAAGAGCAATATAATTTTTGTAAAGAGAATAATTATAAATTAAGTATTTGTTTTATAGATATAGATGGATTAAAGACGGTAAATGATAAATATGGTCACAAAGAAGGGGATAGACTAATAACTTTAGTTAGTGATATCTTAAAAGAGAATTTACGGGAGAAAGATATCATCTGTAGAATGGGTGGAGATGAATTTTTGCTTATTTTCCCACAATGTAATTTGAGGCAATCTATTAATATTTGGTCAAGAATTGAATCTGAATTTAGAAAGACAAATAATGAGTTAGATACGCCATATAAACTTGCTGCAAGTCACGGCTTTGTGGAGTATAGTCAAAGTAAGGATTTATCTTTGGAAGAGTTAATAGAATTAGCAGACAATAAGATGTATAAAGATAAAGAAATGAATAAGAAGGATAGGTTAGATTATTAA
- the tkt gene encoding transketolase yields the protein MLKKVADVIRGLSADGVQEANSGHPGLPLGCADIGAVLYGEVMKYDPEAPKWADRDRFVLSAGHGSMLVYSLLHLSGYDLSLEDLRNFRQLDSKTPGHPEYGHTEGVETTTGPLGQGFANAVGMAIAEKMMAERYNTEEDKIVDHYTYTLTGDGGMMEGIVYEAASLAGHLGLGKLIAIYDDNDISIGGSTDITFTEDVPARFRAQGWHVVDGVDGHDFESIKAAIDEGKQTTDKPTLIVAKTAIGFGAPTMEGLSAAHGSPLGEEEIKGMKEKLGLPVDEKFYVSDEVKEFFAQRRSELKKERKAWEDKFNKWAEANPELKKSWDQADSLELPSNFRKMIEELEIDAPIASRSSSGAALTKIVDEVDYLVGGSADLAPSNKTYQDKYGEIQKGEFSGRNFRFGVREHAMAAIANGISLHGGLRPYVATFLVFSDYMRNAIRMSALMNQPVVYVLTHDSVYVGEDGPTHQPVEHTESLRLIPNLTVLRPADEEETKAAWVQAMERTDGPTVLILTRQNLPHIEKNNAADIYKGGYVVKGPQDADVVLIASGSELSLAVETAELLGQEDKSVRIVSVPERRLFTAQGQDYINEVLGSKDSLRVAMEIGVGQGWYQFLREGDHLVSIDTFGASGPGAEVADKFGFTAKKVAKEIINKL from the coding sequence ATGTTGAAGAAGGTTGCTGATGTAATTAGAGGTTTATCAGCAGATGGTGTACAAGAAGCTAATTCTGGTCATCCAGGATTACCATTAGGATGTGCTGATATTGGTGCTGTTCTTTATGGTGAGGTTATGAAATATGACCCTGAGGCACCTAAGTGGGCTGATCGTGACCGTTTTGTTTTATCAGCAGGTCATGGTTCTATGTTAGTTTATTCATTATTACATTTATCAGGATATGATCTAAGTTTAGAGGATTTAAGAAACTTTAGACAATTAGATTCTAAAACTCCTGGACACCCTGAATATGGTCATACAGAAGGTGTAGAAACAACTACTGGTCCATTGGGACAAGGTTTTGCAAATGCTGTTGGGATGGCAATTGCTGAAAAAATGATGGCAGAAAGATATAATACTGAAGAAGATAAGATTGTTGATCACTATACATATACATTAACTGGTGATGGAGGTATGATGGAAGGTATCGTATATGAAGCTGCCTCTTTAGCTGGACACTTAGGATTGGGCAAATTAATTGCTATTTATGATGATAATGATATTTCTATTGGTGGTAGTACTGATATTACCTTTACAGAAGATGTACCTGCTCGTTTTAGAGCTCAGGGATGGCATGTTGTTGATGGAGTAGATGGTCATGATTTTGAATCTATTAAAGCTGCTATTGACGAGGGTAAGCAGACAACAGATAAACCAACTTTAATTGTTGCTAAGACTGCTATTGGTTTTGGTGCTCCAACGATGGAAGGTTTAAGTGCTGCTCATGGATCTCCTTTAGGAGAAGAAGAGATTAAAGGTATGAAAGAGAAATTAGGACTACCTGTTGATGAGAAATTCTATGTATCTGATGAAGTAAAAGAATTCTTTGCTCAAAGAAGATCTGAGCTTAAAAAAGAGAGAAAAGCCTGGGAAGACAAGTTTAATAAATGGGCAGAAGCTAATCCAGAATTGAAGAAGTCTTGGGATCAGGCAGATAGTCTAGAGCTTCCTAGTAACTTTAGAAAAATGATCGAAGAGTTAGAGATAGATGCTCCAATTGCAAGTAGAAGTTCCTCTGGAGCTGCTTTAACTAAGATTGTTGATGAAGTAGATTATTTAGTTGGAGGTTCTGCTGATTTAGCTCCATCTAACAAAACATATCAAGATAAATATGGAGAAATCCAAAAGGGAGAATTTTCAGGACGTAATTTCCGTTTTGGAGTAAGAGAGCATGCTATGGCAGCTATTGCTAATGGAATCTCTTTACATGGTGGATTAAGACCATATGTAGCTACTTTCTTAGTATTCTCTGATTATATGAGAAATGCTATTAGAATGTCTGCATTGATGAATCAACCAGTTGTTTATGTTTTAACTCATGATTCGGTATATGTTGGAGAAGATGGTCCAACTCATCAACCAGTTGAACATACTGAGTCTTTAAGGTTAATTCCTAACTTAACTGTACTTAGACCTGCTGATGAAGAAGAGACTAAAGCTGCTTGGGTTCAAGCTATGGAAAGAACTGATGGACCAACAGTTCTAATCTTAACTCGTCAAAATCTTCCTCATATTGAGAAGAATAATGCTGCTGATATCTATAAAGGTGGTTATGTAGTTAAAGGTCCTCAAGATGCTGATGTAGTATTGATTGCAAGTGGTAGTGAGCTTTCTTTAGCAGTAGAGACAGCAGAATTGTTAGGACAAGAAGATAAGAGTGTAAGAATAGTATCTGTACCTGAAAGAAGATTATTTACTGCTCAAGGTCAAGATTATATTAATGAAGTTTTAGGTTCTAAAGATTCTTTAAGAGTAGCAATGGAGATTGGTGTAGGACAAGGTTGGTACCAATTCTTGCGTGAAGGTGATCATTTAGTAAGTATAGATACTTTTGGAGCAAGTGGTCCAGGTGCAGAAGTTGCTGATAAATTTGGATTTACTGCTAAAAAGGTTGCAAAAGAGATTATTAACAAATTATAA
- a CDS encoding ATP-binding protein, whose amino-acid sequence MQLERLYIGDFGIFSNQHLNQLGSDIVVIGGLNRAGKTTLLKVLRYLAYGIPRNKSIPPAKSKYIIEADLKLDSQARYNLKLNNYAEPELNAIGDGEELNIREVYNNLDQFTYQQLFTISLDELKQIDENSSKMQSILLGSGLSDVVSAQHIVEKLNKAADDIGGKRGDPNVYKFKPYNSQIREGKELKKKASEQVDLYYKNKLKLKDIMKRIDKGEEEIEFTKAKILLLDLLKSNFKDYQEYKKLGAMLNEHPGRNLNDKYSSINLREAISLKDKYLKIVEECRERDHSFNQIVDSNDIEAIKSKLLELEEEINYYYEQLSGIEQRVNNYLETKELCRKEEEALSLRLNQLNEEWDGNFSKIIELETDKISEDDLNNLISHSKELNNKYQRLAGDLKDIKTDKRLFQQQIQQLNNEGLANNIKPYNFTTITLIVLGSIISAFNLWLGIAIILVGASSVGVYLLITNYHNNAELSLSKEIELNLNNTIDKINIKEGYLEDIEAEIYNLDLELDKYRKLLNIKRDASLDLIKDYFRQVKELKYKVIEWQNKMNNLRKKESDLQWELGKAVELFEELWSKIYNRRLKIRKIISKSRLFCSRVKDLKKYLDLAKECAKVKSDKLGVEDQIQDLLDLELDSEDYLESLERFVSACKEYEDFSKCSQQKEQFKLNILATLRSNKIKFALEKVFEMEVDNDNLLDLFDNYFRAYISIQEVQEDYDKYRDRLSSLKMQVEELKNNRQSLADKLKELSATEKLEEAQYKIDQARDKLQPLAEDFAINRAAAFILNKVRQNFINRAKDELLESSSQVLRELTSEEYTRMLPQDKISKNDFKLELKNGGSQSSTSILSRATKEQVFLAARLSRIKDINSSLPIIIDDAFVNFDTYHLSKTVELLTELSVNKQIFILTCHPLLIQYIAEKGNNIQYWKLESGKINLTTKGDLIDYLSK is encoded by the coding sequence TTGCAACTGGAGAGATTATATATAGGGGATTTTGGAATTTTTTCTAATCAACATCTAAATCAATTAGGATCAGATATAGTAGTTATAGGTGGTTTGAATCGTGCTGGAAAGACTACTTTATTAAAGGTCTTACGTTATTTAGCTTATGGAATTCCTCGTAATAAATCTATTCCTCCTGCCAAATCTAAATATATTATTGAGGCTGATTTGAAGTTGGATTCTCAGGCTAGGTATAATCTCAAACTAAATAATTATGCTGAACCAGAGTTGAATGCTATTGGAGATGGAGAAGAATTAAATATTAGAGAAGTCTATAATAATTTAGATCAATTTACTTATCAACAGTTATTTACTATTAGCCTTGATGAGTTAAAACAGATTGATGAGAATAGTAGTAAGATGCAATCTATTTTATTAGGTTCTGGTTTATCAGATGTAGTTTCAGCACAACATATAGTTGAGAAGTTGAATAAAGCAGCTGATGATATTGGTGGAAAAAGAGGAGATCCCAATGTCTATAAATTCAAGCCATATAACTCTCAAATTAGAGAAGGAAAAGAGCTTAAGAAGAAGGCTTCAGAACAGGTTGATTTATATTATAAGAATAAACTAAAGTTAAAAGATATTATGAAGAGGATTGACAAAGGAGAAGAGGAGATAGAATTTACTAAAGCAAAGATTTTATTATTAGATTTGTTGAAGAGTAATTTTAAAGATTATCAAGAATATAAGAAATTAGGCGCAATGCTTAATGAACATCCAGGAAGAAATTTGAATGATAAGTATAGTAGTATTAATTTAAGAGAAGCGATCTCTTTAAAGGATAAATATCTAAAGATAGTAGAGGAGTGTAGAGAAAGAGATCATAGCTTTAATCAGATAGTTGACAGTAATGATATCGAGGCTATCAAGTCAAAATTACTAGAGCTAGAAGAAGAAATAAATTATTATTATGAGCAATTATCTGGAATTGAGCAGAGAGTTAATAATTATCTTGAAACTAAAGAACTATGTCGTAAAGAGGAAGAAGCTCTTTCTTTGCGATTAAATCAATTGAATGAAGAATGGGATGGTAATTTTTCTAAGATAATTGAATTAGAAACTGATAAAATAAGTGAAGATGATCTAAATAATTTAATTTCTCACTCTAAGGAGCTAAATAATAAATATCAAAGATTAGCTGGAGATTTAAAGGATATAAAGACAGATAAAAGATTATTTCAACAGCAGATTCAGCAACTTAATAATGAAGGTTTAGCTAATAATATCAAACCTTATAACTTTACAACTATTACTTTAATAGTATTAGGTTCTATTATAAGTGCTTTTAATTTATGGTTAGGAATAGCTATTATTTTAGTAGGAGCTAGTAGTGTGGGAGTTTACTTATTAATTACAAATTATCATAATAATGCAGAATTAAGTCTAAGTAAAGAAATAGAATTAAATCTAAATAATACAATTGATAAAATTAATATAAAGGAAGGATATTTAGAAGATATAGAAGCTGAGATCTATAATCTAGATTTAGAGTTGGATAAGTATCGAAAGTTATTAAATATCAAAAGAGATGCCTCCTTAGACTTGATTAAAGATTATTTTAGGCAAGTAAAAGAGTTAAAGTATAAAGTTATAGAATGGCAAAATAAGATGAATAATTTAAGAAAGAAGGAATCTGACTTACAATGGGAATTGGGTAAAGCGGTAGAATTATTTGAGGAGTTATGGTCAAAGATTTATAATAGAAGATTAAAGATCAGAAAGATCATAAGCAAGAGTAGATTATTCTGTAGTAGAGTTAAAGATTTAAAGAAGTATTTAGATTTGGCTAAAGAATGTGCTAAAGTCAAATCTGACAAATTAGGAGTAGAAGATCAGATTCAAGATCTTCTAGATTTAGAATTGGATAGTGAAGATTATTTAGAAAGCTTAGAAAGATTTGTTTCTGCTTGTAAAGAATATGAAGATTTTTCAAAGTGTAGTCAACAAAAAGAGCAGTTTAAGTTAAATATATTGGCTACTTTAAGAAGTAATAAAATTAAATTTGCTTTAGAAAAGGTATTCGAAATGGAAGTTGATAATGATAATTTATTAGATCTTTTTGATAATTATTTTAGAGCTTATATTTCAATACAAGAAGTTCAAGAAGATTATGATAAGTATCGAGATAGACTAAGCTCTTTAAAGATGCAAGTTGAAGAATTAAAGAATAATCGCCAGAGTTTAGCAGATAAGTTAAAAGAATTGTCTGCCACTGAGAAGTTAGAAGAAGCTCAATATAAGATAGATCAAGCTCGAGATAAGCTTCAACCTTTAGCTGAAGATTTTGCTATTAATAGAGCAGCAGCTTTTATTTTGAATAAAGTTAGGCAAAATTTTATTAATAGAGCCAAAGATGAATTATTAGAATCCTCTAGTCAAGTATTAAGGGAATTAACTTCTGAAGAATATACGAGGATGCTTCCCCAAGATAAAATAAGTAAGAATGATTTTAAATTAGAGTTAAAGAATGGTGGCTCTCAAAGCTCAACCTCTATTTTGAGTCGTGCTACTAAAGAACAGGTATTCTTAGCTGCAAGATTGAGTAGGATAAAAGATATTAACTCCTCTTTACCAATAATTATTGATGATGCTTTTGTTAATTTTGATACTTATCATTTGTCTAAAACAGTTGAGTTATTAACTGAATTATCAGTGAATAAGCAAATATTTATCTTGACTTGTCATCCACTTTTGATACAATATATAGCTGAGAAGGGTAATAATATTCAGTATTGGAAATTAGAATCTGGTAAGATTAATTTAACTACTAAAGGAGATTTAATAGATTACTTATCAAAATAA
- a CDS encoding metallophosphoesterase family protein → MIKLKFIHAADIHLGSLLHLSTTADDGLKKKFKEAIYNSFSKIVDLAIENKVDFILLAGDIYDQEARSVKANKFFNRECERLNEFNIDVYMIAGNHDPLPDREAFDLPDNLYVFASDKVEEYRILSDNDQVIARILGQSYANQAESEEIYKDFIPQDNSSFNIGILHTQLDPYNNSYVPCRKDDLIKQQGIDYWALGHIHQFRIVNQNSPCIIYPGIPQGRDFGEQSLGGAVLVEVDHQNSIDYKLIPTANFIWKRIEVKIDDGIEGPIENLDDLKTLIFNQAAKLIKGDLIDSEDLESVNDNYSNQSVAYIVQWLIVGRGTLSNILTQQKEEIIEELLIELRAELSKSHPVIWSDSIRIRTSPPLPDFEYLEKNDDFFADIGEVIREIEDKEDIQNELIAEIGNIWTIDNMSNDPEKFSLDQDDFKAILEGARNLIVEEVLKRRGD, encoded by the coding sequence GTGATTAAGTTAAAGTTTATTCATGCTGCTGATATTCATTTAGGTAGTTTATTACATCTATCTACTACAGCAGATGATGGTCTTAAGAAAAAATTTAAAGAAGCAATATATAATTCTTTTAGTAAAATAGTTGATCTAGCTATTGAAAATAAAGTTGATTTTATCCTATTAGCAGGTGATATCTATGATCAAGAAGCTAGATCGGTTAAAGCTAATAAATTCTTTAATCGAGAGTGTGAGAGGTTAAATGAGTTCAATATAGATGTTTATATGATTGCAGGTAATCATGATCCATTACCAGATAGGGAAGCTTTTGATCTGCCAGATAATTTATATGTTTTCGCTAGTGATAAAGTGGAAGAGTATAGAATATTGTCTGATAATGATCAAGTTATAGCTAGAATTTTGGGGCAATCCTATGCTAATCAGGCAGAATCAGAAGAGATATACAAGGATTTTATTCCTCAAGATAATTCTAGTTTTAATATAGGAATATTACATACCCAATTAGATCCCTATAATAACAGCTATGTCCCTTGTAGAAAAGATGACTTGATCAAACAGCAAGGAATAGATTACTGGGCTTTAGGGCATATTCATCAATTTAGAATTGTTAATCAAAATAGCCCATGTATTATCTATCCTGGTATACCTCAAGGAAGGGATTTTGGAGAGCAATCCTTAGGCGGAGCTGTATTGGTAGAAGTAGATCATCAAAATAGCATAGACTATAAATTAATTCCTACAGCAAATTTTATTTGGAAGAGAATAGAGGTTAAAATTGATGATGGAATAGAAGGTCCAATAGAAAATTTAGATGATTTGAAAACTTTAATTTTTAATCAGGCAGCTAAACTTATCAAGGGTGATTTAATTGATTCAGAGGATTTAGAGAGTGTCAATGATAATTATTCAAATCAATCTGTTGCTTATATAGTTCAATGGTTGATTGTTGGAAGAGGAACTTTATCTAATATTTTAACTCAGCAAAAAGAAGAGATTATTGAAGAATTATTAATAGAATTGAGGGCTGAATTAAGTAAGTCTCACCCTGTAATCTGGAGTGATTCAATTAGAATTAGAACAAGTCCTCCTTTACCAGACTTTGAATATTTAGAGAAAAATGATGATTTTTTTGCCGATATAGGAGAGGTTATAAGAGAGATTGAAGATAAAGAAGATATACAAAATGAATTAATCGCTGAAATAGGAAATATATGGACTATCGATAATATGAGTAATGATCCTGAAAAATTCAGTTTAGATCAAGATGATTTCAAAGCTATTTTAGAAGGGGCTAGAAATTTAATAGTAGAAGAGGTCTTAAAGAGGAGGGGGGATTAG